A single window of Archangium gephyra DNA harbors:
- a CDS encoding helix-turn-helix transcriptional regulator, with amino-acid sequence MTGPSKHSLLLQLIEALTSSLELPSVLSQAHDVLARLLPADYAALCVSRPGHTAEYDWMVAQMPPAFFARYPEMAAEDFVRGAVSKQPNIVLRDSEMVSRQALERSLFYRHCRELGMPLEHVMAVRLDVGRDWHAGFMLYRERPRPFSEENRALLQRLVPVLTGTVRNCRMLDQVASRGQLLESLFHHQGSECVVLAPPAREVMRTAHATELLERWFTPPELASQGLPQVLLEQLKRLVAAEKDLARGVPDTWARMSLKVTFVRLPELGGRTLWALVLQEVSHAPGMPSAWRERLTPRQVEVVERVLRGWDNKLIAEDLGCAKATVTKHLYRIFNKLGVNNRATLISLALRRP; translated from the coding sequence ATGACTGGCCCCAGTAAGCATTCACTCCTGCTCCAACTGATAGAGGCGCTGACCAGCTCGCTGGAGCTGCCCTCGGTGCTCTCTCAAGCCCACGACGTGCTGGCACGGCTTCTACCAGCGGACTACGCGGCGCTGTGTGTCTCCAGGCCGGGCCACACCGCCGAGTACGACTGGATGGTGGCGCAGATGCCACCGGCGTTCTTCGCCCGCTACCCCGAGATGGCGGCGGAGGACTTCGTGCGCGGCGCGGTGTCAAAGCAACCCAACATCGTGCTCCGTGACTCGGAGATGGTGTCGCGCCAGGCCCTGGAGCGCAGCCTGTTCTACCGGCATTGCCGCGAGCTGGGCATGCCGCTGGAGCACGTGATGGCGGTGAGGCTGGACGTGGGGCGCGACTGGCATGCGGGCTTCATGCTGTACCGGGAGAGGCCGCGCCCCTTCTCGGAAGAGAATCGCGCGCTGTTGCAGCGGCTGGTTCCGGTGCTGACGGGCACGGTGCGCAACTGCCGGATGCTCGACCAGGTGGCGAGCCGTGGTCAGCTGCTGGAGTCACTCTTCCACCACCAGGGCTCCGAGTGCGTCGTGCTGGCGCCCCCCGCCAGGGAGGTGATGCGCACGGCGCACGCCACCGAGCTGTTGGAGCGGTGGTTCACGCCCCCCGAGCTCGCTTCCCAGGGGCTGCCCCAGGTATTGCTGGAGCAGTTGAAGAGGTTGGTGGCCGCGGAGAAAGACCTGGCGCGCGGAGTGCCGGACACCTGGGCGCGCATGAGCCTGAAGGTGACGTTCGTCCGGCTGCCAGAGCTCGGGGGCCGGACGCTCTGGGCCCTGGTGCTCCAGGAGGTGTCTCACGCACCGGGGATGCCCTCGGCATGGCGAGAGCGCCTCACCCCGAGGCAGGTGGAGGTGGTGGAGCGTGTCCTGCGGGGATGGGACAACAAGCTCATCGCCGAGGACCTCGGATGCGCGAAGGCCACGGTGACGAAGCACCTGTACAGAATCTTCAACAAACTGGGCGTGAACAACCGGGCCACGTTGATCTCCCTGGCGCTCCGCCGGCCGTAG
- a CDS encoding L-serine ammonia-lyase, whose protein sequence is MSLSVFDMFTIGIGPSSSHTVGPMRAARQFVESLAKEAGGLGGVESVKAELFGSLGHTGKGHGSDIAVLLGLEGERPEEVDCDVVPARISGITETAKLKLLGQHTMKFRPSEDIVFHKRQSLPRHPNGMRFTAVVAGRSEPFSRIYYSVGGGFVINDDGTSAHAVGVKDSRIPYPFKTGAELLALCHQHGLCISTLMMENEKALRPEAQVRAGLLRIWEVMQACVKRGCEREGILPGGLKVKRRAASIYRKLKGDMRGNADPLLAMDWVNLYALAVNEENAAQGRVVTAPTNGAAGIIPAVLHYYRRFVPGADDEGAVRYLLTAGAIGMLYKLNASISGAEVGCQGEVGVACSMAAAALTEVMGGTPEQVENAAEIGMEHNLGLTCDPIGGLVQVPCIERNAMGSIKAINAARLALQGDGKHKVSLDKVIATMRQTGADMMTKYKETARGGLAVNIIEC, encoded by the coding sequence GTGTCACTCAGTGTCTTCGATATGTTCACCATCGGCATCGGGCCCTCGAGCTCGCATACCGTGGGGCCGATGCGTGCGGCGCGGCAGTTCGTGGAGAGTCTCGCGAAGGAAGCGGGAGGACTCGGCGGCGTCGAGTCCGTGAAGGCGGAGCTGTTCGGCTCGCTCGGGCACACCGGCAAGGGACACGGCAGCGACATCGCGGTGCTGCTCGGGCTGGAGGGCGAGCGCCCCGAGGAAGTGGACTGTGACGTCGTGCCGGCGCGCATCTCGGGCATCACCGAGACGGCGAAGCTGAAGCTGCTCGGCCAGCACACGATGAAGTTCCGTCCCTCCGAGGACATCGTCTTCCACAAGCGGCAGTCGCTGCCGCGCCACCCGAACGGCATGCGCTTCACCGCGGTGGTCGCCGGGCGGAGCGAGCCCTTCAGCCGCATCTACTATTCGGTGGGCGGCGGCTTCGTCATCAACGACGACGGCACCTCGGCGCACGCCGTGGGCGTGAAGGACTCGCGCATCCCCTACCCCTTCAAGACGGGCGCGGAGCTGCTCGCGCTCTGCCACCAGCACGGGCTGTGCATCAGCACGCTGATGATGGAGAACGAGAAGGCGCTGCGGCCGGAGGCCCAGGTCCGGGCCGGACTGCTGCGCATCTGGGAGGTCATGCAGGCGTGCGTGAAGCGCGGCTGCGAGCGCGAGGGCATCCTCCCGGGTGGCCTGAAGGTGAAGCGGCGCGCGGCGAGCATCTACCGCAAGCTCAAGGGCGACATGCGCGGCAACGCGGATCCGCTGCTGGCCATGGACTGGGTGAACCTGTACGCGCTCGCGGTGAACGAGGAGAACGCGGCACAGGGGCGCGTGGTGACGGCGCCCACCAACGGCGCGGCCGGCATCATCCCGGCGGTGCTGCACTACTACCGGCGCTTCGTGCCGGGCGCGGATGACGAGGGCGCCGTCCGCTACCTGCTCACGGCCGGGGCCATCGGCATGCTCTACAAGCTCAACGCCTCCATCTCCGGCGCCGAGGTGGGCTGCCAGGGTGAAGTGGGCGTGGCCTGCTCCATGGCGGCCGCGGCCCTCACCGAGGTGATGGGCGGCACGCCGGAGCAGGTGGAGAACGCGGCGGAGATCGGCATGGAGCACAACCTGGGCCTCACGTGCGATCCGATCGGCGGGCTCGTCCAGGTGCCGTGCATCGAGCGCAACGCCATGGGCTCCATCAAGGCCATCAACGCCGCGCGGCTCGCGCTGCAGGGTGATGGCAAGCACAAGGTGTCGCTCGACAAGGTCATCGCGACGATGCGCCAGACGGGCGCGGACATGATGACCAAGTACAAGGAGACCGCGCGCGGCGGCCTCGCGGTGAACATCATCGAGTGCTGA
- a CDS encoding gamma-glutamylcyclotransferase yields the protein MWIFGYGSLIFRPSFPFEERREAWLEGWARRFWQGSMDHRGVPEAPGRVVTLVPEPGARCWGVAYRIATERVEEVLTHLDFREQGGYERHRVLLETRESPSLEAVVYVAGPSNPHYLGPATAEAIAQVVRSAHGPSGSNRDYLQRLAEALTQAGEHDEHVAELVRLL from the coding sequence ATGTGGATATTCGGCTACGGCTCACTCATCTTCCGTCCGTCCTTCCCCTTCGAGGAGCGCCGTGAGGCATGGCTCGAGGGCTGGGCGCGGCGTTTCTGGCAGGGCTCGATGGACCACCGGGGCGTACCGGAAGCCCCGGGGCGGGTGGTGACACTGGTGCCAGAGCCCGGCGCGCGCTGCTGGGGTGTGGCGTACCGGATCGCCACCGAGCGCGTGGAGGAGGTGCTGACCCACCTGGATTTCCGGGAACAGGGCGGCTACGAGCGGCACCGGGTGCTGCTGGAGACGCGCGAGTCCCCGTCCCTGGAGGCCGTGGTGTACGTGGCCGGCCCGTCCAACCCCCACTACCTCGGGCCCGCGACGGCGGAGGCGATCGCGCAGGTGGTGCGCTCCGCCCATGGGCCCAGCGGCTCGAACCGCGACTATCTGCAGCGGCTGGCGGAGGCGCTCACCCAGGCCGGCGAGCATGACGAGCATGTGGCGGAGCTGGTGCGGCTGCTGTAG
- a CDS encoding SDR family NAD(P)-dependent oxidoreductase, giving the protein MSLKLFSLEGKVAVVTGGSKGLGLEMARSLAAAGADVTITSRHAEEVEAAAAEIRQETGRRILAMEADVAIAADVDGMVERTIRELGQLDILVNNAGINLHGFVHEQSEEEWNKVLQTDLTGPMLCTRAATRHMIPRRSGRIINISSIFGLVGYPKRGPYCAAKGALVSRGGRGIPGRRRRGVEPVLRGHLRAPAGLSPADGARARCGAAACYGFQQLAG; this is encoded by the coding sequence ATGAGCCTGAAACTGTTCTCGTTGGAAGGGAAGGTCGCCGTCGTCACGGGCGGCAGCAAGGGGTTGGGGTTGGAGATGGCACGCAGCCTGGCCGCCGCGGGCGCGGACGTCACCATCACCTCCCGGCACGCGGAGGAAGTGGAAGCCGCCGCGGCCGAGATCCGGCAGGAGACGGGCCGCCGCATCCTGGCGATGGAAGCCGATGTGGCCATTGCGGCCGATGTCGATGGGATGGTCGAGCGGACCATCCGCGAGTTGGGGCAGCTCGACATCCTCGTCAACAACGCGGGCATCAACCTCCACGGCTTCGTCCACGAGCAGAGCGAGGAAGAGTGGAACAAGGTTCTTCAGACCGACCTCACCGGGCCGATGCTCTGCACGCGCGCCGCCACCCGCCACATGATTCCCCGGCGCTCGGGGCGGATCATCAACATCTCCAGCATCTTCGGTTTGGTGGGGTACCCGAAGCGCGGCCCCTACTGCGCGGCCAAGGGGGCGCTGGTCAGTCGAGGTGGGCGAGGCATACCCGGCCGTCGTCGACGCGGTGTGGAACCTGTCCTACGTGGACATCTACGTGCGCCAGCGGGACTGAGCCCGGCCGACGGGGCCCGGGCTCGGTGTGGCGCCGCTGCGTGCTACGGGTTCCAGCAGTTGGCGGGCTGA
- a CDS encoding efflux RND transporter permease subunit, whose product MNRLIRWSIDNRLLVVAASVLLLLLGIETARNMPVDVFPDLTAPTVTVLTEAHGLAPEEVETLITFPIETTVNGATGVRRVRSASAVGISIIWVEFDWGTDIYTARQVVNEKLQLVASQLPPDVPPPTLAPISSVMGEILFLSVSWDKAAQAPDAAAREAQMMEARSAADWVLRKRLLSVAGISQVVPIGGAVKQYQVLLRPEALQALDVSFEQVVHALRTTNRNTSGGFYVERGQEYLLRAVGRAQGVEDVANTVVTVRAGQPIRVGQVADVRVGPKTKRGEGSANAEPAVILAVMKQPDANTLELTRQLDAVLDDIQPTLPKGLVINRNIFRQSDFISVAVRNVSVALRDGAILVAVILLVFLMNLRATFISLVAIPLSLVVAVLALKALGVSLNTMTIGGLTIAIGALVDDAIIDVENVFRRLRENAHLPENERRSAYEVIYRASVEVRASIVFATLIIILVFVPLFFLSGLEGRMLAPLGLAYIVAIAASLAVAVTVTPALCAYLLPRARSLGAEEGPVLRWLKVRYEPVLMWALARPRAVLGGAALAFLATLLLVPFLGRAFLPEFNEGTFTVNVVTLPGTSLEESDRLGRRVEQALLALPEVVSTSRRTGRAELDEHAQDVNASELDVGVDLSKGKRDKEELLEAMRQALAQVPGAVVTIGQPLSHRIDHMLSGSRAAIALKLFGDDLDTLRGLAERVKTVAETTRGAVDVSIEQQVNIPEVEIRMDRDAVARYGLTTGEVAEAVERAFAGETVGTLLEGQRAVELVARLDDASRADLDAIASTPLDTPAGPRIPLKMLASLTRESGPNTITRENVQRKMVVQANVSGRDLSSLVDELRARVAREVQFPEGYYIVYGGQFESAEQATRTITLLGLGVVVGIFLLLVVAFSSVRNALLTLINLPLALIGGVVAVVLTSGVVSVASLVGFITLFGIATRNGILMVSHFEHLMTEEGKSLPEAVVQGSLERLAPILMTALCAGLALVPLVIAGGEAGNEIQAPMGVVILGGLLSSTFLNMLVVPVLFRLYGQPPAAGRHIPLNPGKSAF is encoded by the coding sequence ATGAATCGCCTCATCCGCTGGTCCATCGACAACCGTCTGCTGGTGGTGGCCGCCTCCGTGCTGCTGCTCCTCCTGGGCATCGAGACGGCCCGGAACATGCCCGTGGACGTCTTCCCGGATCTCACCGCCCCCACCGTCACGGTCCTCACCGAGGCGCACGGGCTCGCGCCCGAGGAGGTGGAGACGCTCATCACCTTCCCCATCGAGACCACGGTGAATGGCGCCACGGGCGTGCGCCGGGTGCGCTCGGCCTCCGCGGTGGGCATCTCCATCATCTGGGTGGAGTTCGACTGGGGCACGGACATCTACACCGCCCGGCAGGTGGTCAACGAGAAGCTGCAACTCGTCGCCAGCCAGCTCCCGCCGGATGTGCCGCCACCCACGCTGGCGCCCATCTCCTCGGTGATGGGGGAGATCCTCTTCCTGTCCGTCTCCTGGGACAAGGCCGCGCAGGCTCCGGACGCGGCGGCGCGTGAGGCGCAGATGATGGAGGCGCGCAGCGCGGCGGACTGGGTGCTGCGAAAGCGCCTGCTGTCGGTGGCGGGCATCTCCCAGGTGGTGCCCATTGGCGGAGCGGTGAAGCAGTACCAGGTGCTGCTCCGGCCCGAGGCACTCCAGGCCCTCGACGTCAGCTTCGAGCAGGTGGTGCACGCGCTGCGGACGACGAACCGGAACACCTCCGGTGGCTTCTATGTGGAGCGCGGGCAGGAGTACCTGCTGCGGGCCGTGGGGCGGGCGCAGGGCGTGGAGGACGTGGCCAACACGGTGGTCACCGTGCGCGCGGGCCAACCCATCCGCGTGGGGCAGGTGGCGGACGTGCGGGTGGGGCCGAAAACCAAGCGAGGGGAGGGGAGTGCCAACGCGGAGCCCGCCGTCATCCTCGCGGTGATGAAACAGCCGGACGCCAACACGCTGGAGCTCACCCGGCAGTTGGACGCGGTGCTGGACGACATCCAGCCCACCCTGCCCAAGGGTCTGGTCATCAACCGCAACATCTTCCGGCAGTCGGACTTCATCTCGGTGGCGGTGCGCAATGTGTCCGTGGCGCTCCGGGATGGCGCCATCCTCGTCGCCGTCATCTTGCTCGTGTTCCTGATGAACCTGCGGGCGACGTTCATCTCGCTCGTGGCCATCCCGCTGTCGCTGGTGGTGGCGGTGCTGGCGCTCAAGGCACTCGGCGTCTCCCTCAACACCATGACCATTGGCGGGCTGACCATCGCCATCGGCGCGCTGGTGGATGACGCCATCATCGACGTGGAGAATGTCTTCCGGCGCCTGCGGGAGAACGCGCACCTGCCCGAGAACGAGCGCCGCTCCGCCTACGAGGTCATCTACCGGGCCTCGGTGGAGGTGCGTGCCTCCATCGTCTTCGCCACCCTCATCATCATCCTCGTCTTCGTGCCGCTCTTCTTCCTCTCGGGGCTGGAGGGGCGGATGCTGGCGCCGCTGGGGCTGGCCTACATCGTGGCCATCGCCGCCTCGTTGGCGGTGGCCGTCACGGTCACCCCCGCGTTGTGCGCGTACCTGTTGCCGCGGGCCCGCTCGCTGGGCGCGGAGGAGGGGCCCGTGTTGCGCTGGCTGAAGGTGCGCTACGAGCCCGTCCTCATGTGGGCGCTGGCGCGTCCCCGGGCCGTCCTGGGTGGGGCCGCCCTGGCCTTCCTCGCCACGCTCCTCCTCGTGCCCTTCCTCGGGCGCGCCTTCCTGCCCGAGTTCAACGAGGGGACGTTCACCGTGAACGTCGTCACGCTGCCGGGCACCTCGCTGGAGGAGTCGGACCGGCTCGGCCGCCGGGTGGAGCAGGCGCTGCTGGCCCTCCCCGAGGTGGTGAGCACCTCCCGCCGCACCGGGCGCGCGGAGTTGGACGAGCACGCCCAGGACGTCAACGCCTCGGAGCTCGACGTGGGCGTGGACCTCTCCAAGGGCAAGCGCGACAAGGAGGAGCTGCTGGAGGCGATGCGCCAGGCGCTCGCCCAGGTACCGGGAGCGGTGGTCACCATCGGCCAGCCGCTCTCCCATCGCATCGACCACATGCTCTCGGGCTCGCGAGCGGCCATCGCGTTGAAGCTCTTCGGCGATGACCTGGACACGCTGCGCGGGCTGGCCGAGCGCGTGAAGACGGTGGCGGAGACGACCCGGGGCGCGGTGGACGTGTCCATCGAGCAGCAGGTGAACATTCCGGAGGTGGAGATCCGCATGGACCGTGACGCCGTGGCGCGCTACGGCCTCACCACGGGCGAGGTCGCCGAGGCGGTGGAGCGGGCCTTCGCCGGTGAGACGGTGGGGACGCTGCTGGAGGGGCAGCGGGCGGTGGAGCTCGTCGCGCGCCTGGATGACGCCTCGCGGGCGGACCTGGATGCCATTGCCTCCACGCCGCTGGACACCCCGGCGGGTCCGCGGATTCCCTTGAAGATGCTGGCGAGCCTCACGCGCGAGTCCGGCCCCAACACCATCACCCGCGAGAACGTGCAGCGGAAGATGGTGGTCCAGGCCAACGTGTCGGGCAGGGACTTGTCCTCGCTGGTGGACGAGCTCCGGGCCCGTGTCGCGCGCGAGGTTCAGTTCCCCGAGGGCTACTACATCGTCTACGGCGGCCAGTTCGAGAGCGCCGAGCAGGCCACTCGCACCATCACGCTGTTGGGCCTGGGTGTGGTGGTGGGCATCTTCCTGTTGCTGGTGGTGGCCTTCTCCTCGGTGCGCAATGCCTTGCTCACGCTCATCAACCTGCCGCTGGCTCTCATTGGCGGCGTGGTGGCGGTGGTGCTCACCTCGGGCGTGGTGAGCGTGGCCTCGCTGGTGGGCTTCATCACCCTGTTTGGGATTGCCACGCGCAATGGCATCCTCATGGTGAGCCATTTCGAGCACCTGATGACCGAGGAGGGGAAGAGCCTCCCGGAGGCGGTGGTGCAGGGCTCGCTGGAGCGGTTGGCGCCCATCCTCATGACGGCGCTGTGCGCGGGGCTCGCGCTGGTGCCGCTCGTCATCGCCGGGGGCGAAGCGGGCAATGAGATACAAGCTCCCATGGGCGTGGTCATCCTGGGAGGGCTGCTCTCCTCCACCTTCCTCAACATGCTGGTGGTGCCGGTGCTCTTCCGGCTGTACGGCCAGCCACCCGCTGCCGGCCGTCACATCCCACTCAACCCTGGGAAATCCGCGTTTTAA
- a CDS encoding MopE-related protein, with protein sequence MSSCSGSEQQEASKQEGPSTELATKKQSLECNLGSMSLADVPSLQRLGSSACGTQMGSALSSGDTDGDGKSDILVGAPAGNGAACLVRGNGLLDIRTVHSKLTGDVSARAGSSVLLGNFNSSGKAELLAGGPGFNSRGAVYAVDGNKLPAFVGADVFKYVGAAAGDDTGTALATGDLTGDGASDLVVGAPLSENNGGAAVAPSNSGIVYVVKNTGAAVANTNLYTTPIYRIQNLAPVISQTDLKAGTSVAVADLNGDGKGDLLVGVPGFDTASIPDAGAVFVFYGPLTGNRSLGGADARLVGTSPDSLAGSSLARVGDLDGDGKDELLVGAPGRGSQPGRVYLVSGGSLSGTVTLGSSKTFVGQPGDLAGTSVASGDFDGDGKADLLVGAPGDSGSQGAAFLIYGSQTLMPTQNLSSFTTFAGELAGDQAGRAVSSAGDFDGDGVADILVGAPGYSGGQGQVYLIKGNGPRSWYPDHDEDGFGDSGAVAMLDCVPPSIGHWADKAGDCEDSNPAINPDAAELCSTVGIDDNCDGQADDSTASDAPLWFKDADHDLHADIFTSLEQSCSAPGADWSRNEDRLGDECFEPGADEDPDSNEHALEACDTKDNNCNGEVDEGDGAVWYVDVDHDGFGSDTEFFPYRAGCSSVPRPGYVSNRADCNDRDASLNPNTPWYVDADGDGVGNSTDPVVRSCTRPAKGSKGEYVRDGSDCNDADNTVRPGYAEVCEDENGPQKDNNCNGTPDDTLAAPTWFKDEDGDGFGSAAQLGRFCGKPSKSSKETGDCNDSQPLSYPGNTEVCEIAPGGDRYTYVEQIDNDCDGDVNDPESNRLLWHGDGDRDNHRGSVFALWRCTNPSDRPGDVRGKYLLEDKPEDCNDADAGATVVKQWYPDSDHDGCGDPGAPGISSCYNPSGVCGGGGTTYVNVTGAACPPKP encoded by the coding sequence TTGTCGTCGTGTAGTGGATCCGAGCAGCAGGAGGCTTCCAAGCAGGAAGGGCCCTCGACGGAGCTGGCCACCAAGAAGCAGTCCCTGGAGTGCAACCTCGGCTCCATGTCACTGGCCGACGTTCCGTCCTTGCAGCGATTGGGGTCATCGGCTTGCGGCACGCAGATGGGCTCGGCGCTGAGCTCGGGCGATACGGACGGGGATGGAAAGAGTGACATCCTCGTGGGCGCACCCGCGGGCAATGGCGCGGCGTGCCTGGTACGTGGCAACGGTCTGTTGGACATCCGCACGGTCCACAGCAAGCTCACGGGCGACGTCAGTGCCCGGGCGGGCAGCTCCGTGTTGCTGGGGAACTTTAACTCGAGCGGCAAGGCGGAGTTGCTGGCCGGTGGCCCTGGGTTCAATAGCCGCGGCGCGGTGTATGCCGTGGACGGCAACAAGCTGCCTGCCTTTGTCGGCGCTGATGTGTTCAAGTACGTGGGGGCGGCGGCTGGTGACGACACGGGCACCGCGTTGGCCACGGGCGATCTCACGGGCGATGGAGCGTCGGACCTGGTCGTGGGCGCTCCGCTGAGCGAGAACAACGGTGGTGCCGCCGTGGCGCCCTCCAACAGCGGCATCGTGTACGTGGTGAAGAACACGGGCGCTGCCGTGGCCAACACCAACCTGTACACCACCCCCATCTACCGCATCCAGAACCTCGCGCCGGTCATCTCGCAGACGGACCTGAAGGCGGGCACGTCGGTGGCCGTGGCGGACCTGAACGGCGATGGCAAGGGCGACCTGCTCGTGGGCGTGCCTGGCTTCGACACTGCCTCCATACCCGACGCGGGCGCGGTGTTCGTCTTCTACGGTCCGCTCACCGGCAATCGCTCCCTGGGCGGTGCGGATGCGCGCCTGGTCGGCACGTCCCCGGACTCGCTGGCCGGCAGCTCGCTGGCGCGAGTCGGGGACCTGGATGGCGATGGCAAGGATGAGCTGCTCGTGGGCGCTCCTGGCCGCGGGTCGCAGCCGGGCCGCGTCTACCTCGTGTCGGGTGGGTCGCTGAGCGGCACCGTCACCCTGGGCAGCTCCAAGACCTTCGTGGGACAGCCGGGAGATCTGGCGGGTACCTCCGTCGCCTCGGGTGACTTCGATGGTGATGGGAAGGCGGACCTGTTGGTGGGTGCTCCTGGCGACTCTGGCAGTCAAGGCGCCGCGTTCCTCATCTACGGCAGCCAGACGTTGATGCCCACCCAGAACCTCTCGAGCTTCACCACCTTCGCTGGCGAACTGGCGGGCGATCAGGCCGGCCGGGCTGTCTCGAGCGCGGGTGACTTCGACGGGGACGGTGTGGCGGACATCCTGGTGGGTGCGCCCGGTTACTCGGGGGGCCAGGGACAGGTGTACCTCATCAAGGGCAACGGACCGCGCTCCTGGTATCCGGACCATGACGAGGACGGCTTCGGCGACTCCGGCGCCGTCGCCATGCTGGACTGCGTGCCGCCCTCCATCGGCCACTGGGCGGACAAGGCGGGCGATTGCGAGGACTCCAACCCGGCCATCAACCCCGACGCGGCCGAGCTCTGCAGCACCGTGGGCATCGACGACAACTGCGATGGCCAGGCCGATGACAGCACCGCCTCGGATGCTCCGCTCTGGTTCAAGGACGCGGACCACGACCTGCATGCGGATATCTTCACTTCGCTGGAGCAGTCCTGCTCCGCGCCCGGCGCGGACTGGAGCCGCAACGAGGACCGTCTGGGTGATGAGTGCTTCGAGCCCGGAGCGGATGAGGATCCGGACAGCAACGAGCACGCCCTGGAGGCCTGCGACACCAAGGACAACAACTGCAACGGAGAGGTCGACGAGGGTGATGGAGCGGTGTGGTACGTGGACGTGGATCACGATGGTTTCGGCAGCGACACGGAGTTCTTCCCGTACCGCGCGGGCTGCTCCTCGGTGCCCCGGCCCGGCTACGTCTCCAACCGGGCGGATTGCAACGATCGTGACGCCAGCCTGAACCCGAATACGCCGTGGTACGTGGATGCCGACGGTGATGGCGTGGGCAATAGCACGGACCCCGTGGTGCGCTCGTGCACCAGGCCGGCGAAGGGCTCCAAGGGCGAGTACGTGCGCGATGGCAGCGATTGCAACGACGCGGACAACACGGTCCGGCCCGGCTACGCCGAGGTGTGCGAGGACGAGAACGGTCCGCAGAAGGACAACAACTGCAACGGCACGCCCGACGACACGCTCGCGGCGCCCACGTGGTTCAAGGACGAGGACGGTGACGGCTTCGGCAGTGCGGCACAGCTCGGACGTTTCTGCGGCAAGCCCTCCAAGAGCTCCAAGGAGACAGGGGACTGCAACGACAGCCAGCCGTTGAGCTACCCTGGAAATACCGAGGTGTGTGAGATCGCGCCTGGCGGTGACCGTTACACCTATGTGGAGCAGATCGACAACGACTGCGACGGCGACGTCAATGACCCCGAGTCGAACCGGTTGCTGTGGCACGGCGACGGCGATCGCGACAACCACCGGGGCAGCGTGTTCGCGCTGTGGCGTTGCACCAATCCCTCGGATCGGCCTGGCGACGTCCGGGGCAAGTACCTGCTCGAGGACAAGCCGGAGGATTGCAATGACGCGGACGCCGGCGCCACGGTGGTGAAGCAGTGGTACCCGGACTCCGACCACGATGGTTGCGGCGATCCGGGCGCTCCGGGAATCTCAAGCTGCTACAACCCCAGTGGCGTCTGCGGTGGTGGCGGTACCACCTACGTCAACGTGACCGGAGCCGCGTGCCCGCCGAAGCCGTAG